The Eleginops maclovinus isolate JMC-PN-2008 ecotype Puerto Natales chromosome 10, JC_Emac_rtc_rv5, whole genome shotgun sequence nucleotide sequence TTCTATTGCAGCTGCAGATGCCACTAACTGAGGCATCTGTTATAGGTAGTAGATGCCACAGATGCCACTACTTCCTGCAGATGGCAGTAATTGAGCCAGGCCCTCCTGCATGCTGACCGAGATGTGTCACTTCCTCATTTTCTACACATTTGTTTGAAATTGGCATTTTAGCATATGAATACTTAAAGGTATGGCCTACATTTGTTCTATAGGTTCCCAGTGACCTTTAAGCACCAACTTCTTATCAGTTTATCCGTTGGTTCAAGTAGATGATTACCCCAGGTTTAAGGAAATTCCCTGCTGGCACAGAGATACTAATGCTCTAATGATTGATAATGTGAAGTGTGATTGTGTATCAAGCGTTCAGCTGTATGTCAAAGTCTCATCAGAGACCAAGATGTATGGTTGAAATCTCTGGAACAAGTTAGAAAGTGGGCcttaaagcaaaacaacaaaacaggtTTCAAACTACAGTTTCAAATGTAATGAATTCAAAACTTCAAGATGACAAAagatcacatcacatcacaacACTGATACAATGTCACAAGCATTTTGAAACATATCCATGTAATGCTGTCATATTATACAACTACTACTTGATTTCATtttagtatgttttttttacttattatATGGTAAGCAGGAACTTTGCACAACCCTTTTAGTGTCAGTTCTGACACACATATCTGCTTCGTCCCATCATCCACTGCTATCTTCTGGTCCAATCACAAGGGTAACCTTAGGGAAGTGCACAGTTTCGCAATTTTTAGCAAGAATTGTACACGGCAAGTATAGTTTGTGACCTCCACAATTCTTGCTACATATTTTTAATTGCATAATGTCCTGTCTCTCGTTTAGGTGGGAAAGGATACAACATAAGCGAACATGTGCTGACTCCTGTGTCAGAACCTGCAAATGACAAAGAGATCCACTTTAACAAGGCCCACACAAAGATCCAAAAGGTCATGCGGAAAACGCTCGGCTCCATGAAGAGGCGTTTCAGGTGTCTGATGCAACTTGGTTTTGCACACGAAGGCACTTTGcacaaaaagggaaacattatCAAGGCATGCTGTGTCCTTCACAACCTCGCTAAGAAGTTCTCCGTCCCTCCCCCGCCTGTAGCTGGTAAAATTGAGCCTCTGCATCCAAGCAGGTGGCGTACAATGCCAGTCGAGGTCAACCCCGAGGCCTTAAAAGCCAGGCAGGAAATCATAGATGATACCTTCTCTAGCATCTTCAGTAGCCAGGACACATCGAATAAAGACACAGAGGAGGATGCATGAGCGGGTGTGTTGTCATCAACATACATAGAGGACAAACACTGGACCCAAAACCCAGCTTTTAATGCAAACTGTTTATAGTTGGTTACTGTTTGACACTAACAGAAAATGTGatatttgttaataaaaaacattttatttcttctacAATAGAAAGTCATTCTTTTCCACCAACTTTTCAGTTTCTAAATAAATGCGATGCGAAAACATTCTTCAGTCATCATACTGTTCCctcatgataataataatgataataacaagaATACACATTAAGCTGATGAGATGAACACAATTGtataagttaaataaaagctCAAGATTACtatgaatttaatttaatataaaggCTTACATATTTACAGTTTAGCAAAATATAGAATGTAGATTTAGTTATTGCATAAAAGACTGATGATCAGCACAGTCAAGTTGTTTAGTTTAAGTTCTTTGTTGACGAAACTCTCGCAGTGCAGTGGCGTTGGCGTATATCATGTCTTCATTCTCATAGATGTTCTCTTCTGTGTTCTCATGTGGCTTCAGGCAGTCCATGATGCAATGGTGCAAGAACACATACTGAGACTGAAAATAGACAAATCAAATCTATGAGTCATGTGAGAAGCAGAACTTTGTGGTTTAAGTGTTAATTTTCACACTGGACTCAGGGTGATACTTCCTTAAAGCAGTTCAAAAGCCGTACAGTATATGTCTCTAGTAATGTAATCTTTTAGTGTTTGGACTTTGGAATTACACAGAATGtaaatatgctttttaaacacacacctaTGTGCAGTGACAGCTACATTAACACATTATTGTCACTGTGTAATTCTGGTAAACAGTTTTGATCAAATGTCTACGTTAGTACATTAAATGCAGAACTAGAAAAGACAGCTCAGGAAATTCCATGTTTGCAGAAGTTGAAAAGGTAAATCTACATGGAAAATGTAGCTTAAACATGCTATAGAACAGTGCGTGTACAGTTTCACCACCTGTGTCCAAAAATCAAAAGATTATGGCGGGTACCTAAAGAAGTCATAGCTCAGAATTAGGGTTAGTTTACCTCAGTTTGCACCATGTGTGGGCGACTCAGTCTCATCTTGTGCACAAAGGCATTGATGCCCACCGCTCTTTCTTTCTCTAGCTGCTGAAGCAGCACATCCAAGGCCATGATAGTGCCTGTCCTCCCCACTCCAGCacttaaagaaagacacacagcaAAGGTAAGCAGTGTCCATGTATGATGGTCACCATCATGTAGTCCTACATATATCTTCTCCCTGAGCAACTATTCACTTTAAACTGACATGAAAATATAGCCAGTAAGTTTTAAAagctgatattttatttaaaaaggggtATGAATAGCTATATCATATGATGTAGTAACTAAAGGGCTCCTGTCTTTAACCTTTGTCTGATTTCTGGTTCCCctgaattgttttttaaataaaactgcctAAAGAATAGCATAGGTTACTCTCCAGATGTCAAACTTGTACCTGCAGTGAACCACAGTTGGTGCTCCAGCACCATCGCTGTCTATGTGCCGTCTCATCAGTCCTCTGAACTGGATCAGCACTTCTGCACCCTGAGGGACTCCGTGGTCAGGCCAGGCAGTGAAGTGAAAATGTTTCACTGTACGCTCCTCTGAGTTGTTTGTCTGTGAAGACGATGTGGATAGAGGAACTCAAATACAGTAAATCTGTGTCTTGAAAAATTAAAGTTAAAGTCCTCAAGCATCAAAGCAAATGTGCACAAAACTAAACAAGCTTGTTTGATGAAACATGAAATAGTTATTTGTGACTGAGAAACATATCAATAAGCAGCTTATTAAGTTACATCATGAACATTTAAGAGAcgtttcatacatttttcaccCTAAATTCCCTCAATGTCCAGTTGGGCTCCTGCTGCTCAGTCCTAAGGGTTACTATCAGCCCTCCGTGAGACACAGGCTTACTGTCTGCAGGCCAGTACCGTTCACACTTAGTCtaggaaaaaaacataatggaaaAAAGGTTATTGAAGTCGTGGCAATGCGTGTCAACACTTAGCTAATTATTCACAATGGCTCACTGATAACAAGTTTTTACTTCCTCTAAAATCTGTCTTCAAAACTTTTTTCAAATACCCCTTCTGACTTACCCTTCCTCCTTCAGTGCAATTGGTTACCATAACGATGCCCCTCACTCGTTGTTCCCAGATCATCCTCCAGAAATCATTGACTGTTGTGGGCAGAGGACCCTGAGCGGCAATGTactctttgctgctgctgtaaccctaaaaagcattttttatttcatgaaatCCCAGAGAATCAGCATCAATTGCTAAACTTAGACATAATTAATGTTCATACTCagttttcattgtttattaacCATTTACTTGCATATGTAGCAATTTCACTCCAGATAACAAATGATACAAGCTTACCAAATACACCCTTTGACCGTTATTGAGTTTACTTACCGGCATGTAACTGGCGTTGATGTAGTCAGAGTTTCCATTGGAATTGGGAGTAGCTAGTTTCACCCTACACCAGTCATCTAGGcgagaaaggaaaagatggtTGAACTGCAAAAATGCACCACAACAAAATAGGCATTGCTTCGGATGAGTCAGTGGATCTGGACCATTTCATGAGTCTCTACAGCTCATGATAACCTGGTCCAGAGGACAGGCTTACATGGCTGAACATTATTGAAACGATTCCTCGGTTTGTTCTCGGGTAGAGTGGCTGCATTTTGTGTTTGGTCGGTGCCAACAGGCAGGAGGCTCTGCATGGAGGTTGGCAGATGACATGGCACGTTAAGATAAAGGTCAatagaaaacaattaaaacattaaactataaacacattttttgtacGCTCATAAACAAAAATAGGAAGAcggaagaggaagaacaaaacaaaatgtgcttttgtatGCACCTCATACTCCTGGCTGAAACCTCTGTTCTCATCCGCGCCCAATTTGTAGAAATGGTCTGGAAACTTTGCAACAGGAATAGCtctgagaaagaaaatattgGCATTATTTGAATTTATATCACGCGTTAATGATATGTAAGACCATTGACATACATTAATATCAAAGAACATTGATTTTAGTTATAAATGTGGAAACCCTATTATTCTCTGAAATTATACAACACATCATTTATTCGATCAATAGATTGACAGcctattaaataatataaacatatgaTGACATTATACTTACTTAGTCTTTTTATTGGGTTGTCTGGAACCACTAATAAACTGTTTTTTCCGGCTTTGGGACATAAGCAAAGAGGGTGTCTGATTTAGTCAAATTGAGTTCATTTCAGGAAAATAATATAACTACAGTCATTGAGGTGGCACCCACCTGATAATATCCGGTCTTTTTAGAAAAATGAAGACAACCAGACAGACCAAGACAGCAAAAATCATAATCCCAAAGAATGACCCAGCAATTACTCCTATAGATTGTGGAATAAATGCTTTGTAACATCCAGTAGATAGCACAGCAGACATTATAAGCACAGTCATTTAAACCAAGCCGCACAATAATGAGCAAAAGTGAGACAATAATGGTAAACTGTTTCATCACAAAACTCTGAAATGGTATTTTCATAGAGGGATACAGGAATTTTGACTCACCCCTTGGATCAGTAAGACACGTAAAAACTAATGGATCAGAACTTCTTACATCCCCAGACACTGAAGCTATTGACACCTCATATTTTCTGGCAGGTAGGAATCCAGAAATTTCCAGCGACCGTTCCCCATTTTCAAGAATTTCGGGAGACTTCCCGGTCACGTTCACATTCACTGAAGTCCAGACACCATCTGGTTTATTCCAGATGATAGACAAAGAATAGCCTGCTGCCACGTACTCACAGCGAGCTATTAAATTAGGAGGaactgagaaaaacaagtgGAAATATGCTTTTAAAATCAGAAACCACAACACATACCGGTCTAGCTGTTATCAAGTTCGTTGAAGGTTTTTTCATTTATGCCCATGTAAAAGTCATAATGCAAAATAACACATGGAAAGACAATTGACAGAAAATCCTCTTTAAAACCATAATGCTATTTAACTTGTTTAACTAGTGAGTTTAACTACTAACGACAAGTATCGACTAGTGTAACTGGTCATTAATGCTTTCTCAGGGTAAAgatgtgctgcttttctctgtcttACTTATTTGGTATTTACATTTCTTGGGGGATGGTTCATTGGAAATAAGAGGATTAAGTCTCCCATTTGCTggataataattaataaatgcattgttttaatacaataataaagcaGCAGCCCATATAATCCATTGTTAAAATGCTGAAAACCTGAACTTTACAATATGGATTTTAAACATGACGTTAGTACTTCACATTATTGTGGGGAACACAGGCACATATTCAATTCATGTGTTAAGACTGATTTGTACTTACTGATTGTCACAGTCTGTTTACATTGCTCAAATTGcgtgttatttttctcataggCAAGGGTCACCTCATAAGTCGCGCCAGGGTAAAGTCCAGAAAATGACACTTTGCTACCTCCAGTACTGCCATTTATGTTGGTTGATTTGTTACTGGCTAATGCACTTGAGAACAAGCCTTTAACCAGTCCTTGGATCGATGAGTTAGTTACATGCCAGGTTTCCTTTGCACAGTCTATGGCTgaaaagaatgagaaaataattgCAGACATCCAGCACATCATTCTATAACATAATCATACTTTGCAAGAACCAGGACTGTGTTCATTTGATTGCAAATACCTGTTACTGTGAAGCCTTTATAAGCAATGCTGCTAAGTCCAGAGAACATAGTAATGACTGTGAATTGATACTCTGTTCCAGGCTGGAGAGATTTGATTGGAAGGGACACATTATCCATGGAACcattttgaaggattttttCCCCGTTAATTTCAAGCAAGTATTCCCAGTCAATTTTCATTCTCTGCCACATCAGGGTTATGTTTGTCACAGAGCGTTCAGACACTTCGACATTACCCACGGGTGAGggaactgaaaacaaacaaaacatgtatcaGTTATGTTGAGGGTTAAATTACTCTCATTTTGTTTCAACACAGTCACAACTTCAACATTTCCAGGAGCTATAAGAGCAAAAGAGATGCAGAAGTGACAGCATATTACACGTCATTTTGTGTTAATATTGTTGATGGTCATCCGTGTCGTGCTTCCTGTTGTAGGCCTATATCAGGGAGGATGTTCTTACCAGTGTGAGAAGTGTAATTGACTCCAGtgcttttgacattttcaaatacaGTGACGAGATTGAAATTGTATTTAGTCCCACTTGCGAGGTCTGAGATTGCATATTTCACTTTGTCAAGTCCCTCAGATGCAGAGACATTTATCATGCTCTCATTAAATACAAGTGTATAATTGAGGATTGCATCCACTTTCTGCCACTGCAGAGTTATACTGGTCTCATTTTGTCCAACTGATTTGAACTGTTCTGTGTTACGGGGAGCTAGGACATAAGAAACACCATTAGGATTGGtcacagcatttcattttaacaaaacGGCAGGAAATCCAGGATAAAATATTGTGTTATGTGTAGTTCTTCCCCCCAGATAAATAAGTTACAtttaatgtcagtgttttatCAAGGAAAATGAAGCATATGAAGCGAGGTACACCACTATAACGGAGGaactttacattacatatcaTTGCAGAGCTTTGCCTATATCATAGAGAAACATCTCACCTGTGACTGCAGTGTAGTTGACTCCAGTGCTATTGACATTTTCAAATACGGTGAAGAGACGCAATTCATATTTAGTCCCACTTGTGAGttgtgagattgtgtgtgtcAATTGAGGTTGCTCTGATGCAGCGATTAATATCTCTGTTTCATTAAGCACTAGCGTATACTCAAAGATCTTATTCAAGTTGTTCCACTGCAGAGTTATACTGGTCTCATTTTGTCCAACTGATTTGAACTCTTCTGTGTTACGAGGAGCTATGATGTAAAGAAAGACAgtaaggaactacagcacaaaTCAATTCAATGAATGGTGTGTAGGTTTTTTCCTTCTGCATTTTATCCAGCAACAGTCAAATATATTAACAACACCCCAGTTGCAGAGTAACATTGAAGTCCACACTtttacagacagaaaacatCTTGACAGGATATCCTGTATCAAATCTTGTATTTGGTGTAGTTCTTCTCCTCAAATAGAAATAACAAGTTGCATtcaattacaatattttatcaataaaagttaaatatgtAAAGTGAGCAACACCCCCAGTTAATGAGACACTTTATATTACATAGTATAATTGCCTGTATCAGAGTTCAAAACATCTTACCTGTGACTGCAGTGAGGTCTACTCCAGTGCTTCTGACACCTTCAAACACAGTGAAGAGCTGGAAGTTGTATTTAGTTCCACTTGTGAGTCCTGGGATTGTATATTGCACAGAATCAGCTGATGCAGTGACATGAATCTCCTTTCCATTGAACTCAAGTGTGTAGTTGAGGATTGCGTCCACTTTATCCCACCGCAGAGTTATACTGGTCTCATTTTGTGTAACTGTTCTGAAACCTCCTGCACTACGGGGAGCTGGGAAGTAAAGAAATATGATGAAGGAACAATCACAAAATTACATGACAGGATACTACAAATTACAGGATATCCTTAATAAAATCTTGTATTTGGTGTAGTTATTTTcctcaaataaataacaagttGCATTACATTCCAGTATTTTatcaataaaagtcaaatgtgtAAAGTGAGAAACACCCCCAGTTAATGAGAGActttatattacatattataaTTGCCTGTATCAGAGTTCAAACATCTTACCTGTGACTGCAGTGAGGTCTACTCCAGTGCTTCTGACACCTTCAAAAACAGTGAAGAGCTGGAAGTTGTATTTAGTTCCACTTGTGAGTCCTGGGATTGTATGTTGCACTTTAGGATCAGCTGATGCAGTGACATTAATCTCCGTTCCATTGAACCCAAGTGCGTAGTTGAGGATTGAATCCACTTTATCCCACTGCAGAGTTATACTGGTCTCATTTTGTGTAACGTTTTTGAAACCTCCTGCTCTACGGGGAGCTGGGAAGTAAAGAAATATGATGAAGGAACAGTCACAAAATTACACCACAGTATAAAGACAGCATATCCTTAATAAAATCTTGTATTTGGTATAGTTATTTTcctcaaataaataacaagttGCATTCAGCTCaagtattttattaataaaagtcAAGGATGTAAAGTGAGCAACACCCCCAGTTAATGAGACACTTTATATTACATAGTATAATTGCCTGTATCAGAGTTCAAAACATCTTACCTGTGACTGCAGTGAGGTCTACTCCAGTGCTTCTGACACCTTCAAAGACAGTGAAGAGCTGGAAGTTGTATTTAGTTCCACTTGTGAGTCCTGGGATTGTATACTGCACTTCAGGATCAGCTGATGCAGTGACATGAATCTCCTTTCCATTGAACTCAAGTGTGTAGTTGAGGATTGCGTCCACTTTATCCCACCGCAGAGTTATACTGTTCTCATTTTGTGTAACTGTTCTGAAACCTCCTGCTCTACGGGGAGCTGGGAAGTAAAGAAATATGATGAAGGAACAGTGACAAAATTACACCACAGGATAAAGACAGCATATCCTTAATAAAATCTTGTATTTGGTGTAGTTATTTTCCTCAATCAAATAACAAGTTGCATTCAGCTCaagtattttattaataaaagtcaaatgtgtAAAGTGAGAAACACCCCCAGTTAATGAGAGACTTGATATTACATATTATAATTGCCTGTATCAGAGTTCAAAACATTTCACCTGTGACTGCAGTGAGGTCTACTTCAGTGCTTCTGACACCTTCAAACACAGTGAAGAGCTGGAAGTTGTATTTAGTTCCACTTGTGAGTCCTGGGATTGTATGTTGCACTTCAGAATCAGCTGATGCAGTGACATGAATCTCCTTTCCATTGAACCCAAGTGTGTAGTTGAGGATTGCGTCCACTTTATCCCACCGCAGAGTTATACTGGTCTCATTTTGTGTAACTGTTCTGAAACCTCCTGCACTACGGGGAGCTGGGAAGTAAAGAAATATGATGAAGGAACAATCACAAAATTACACCACAGGATAAAGACAGAATATCCTTAATAAAATCTTGTATTTGGTGTAGTTATTTTCCTCAATCAAATAACAAGTTGCATTCAGCTCaagtattttattaataaaagtcAAGGATGTAAAGTGAGCAACACCCCCAGTTAATGAGAGActttatattacatattataaTTGCCTGTATCAGAGTTCAAACATCTTACCTGTGACTGCAGTGAGGTCTACTCCAGTGCTTCTGACACCTTCAAACACAGTGAAGAGCTGGAAGTTGTATTTAGTTCCACTTGTGAGTCCTGGGATTGTATGTTGCACAGGATCAGCTGATGCAGTGACATTAATCTCCGTTCCATTGAACCCAAGTGCGTAGTTGAGGATTGAATCCACTTTATCCCACTGCAGAGTTATACTGGTCTCATTTTGTGTAACTGTTCTGAAACGTCCTGCTCTACGGGGAGCTGGGAAGTAAAGAAATATGATGAAGGAACAATCACAAAATTACATGACAGGATACTACAAATTACAGGATATCCTTAATAAAATCTTGTATTTGGTGTAGTTATTTTcctcaaataaataacaagttGCATTACATTCCAGTATTTTatcaataaaagtcaaatgtgtAAAGTGAGAAACAACCCCCAGTTAATGAGAGActttatattacatattataaTTGCCTGTATCAGAGTTCAAACATCTTACCTGTGACTGCAGTGAGGTTTACTCCAGTGCTTCTGACACCTTCAAACACAGTGAAGAGCTGGAAGTTGTATTTAGTTCCACTTGTGAGTCCTGGGATTGTATATTGCACAGGATCAGCTGATGCAGTGACATGAATCTCCTTTTCATTGAACCCAAGTGCGTAGTTGTGGATTGAATCCACTTTATCCCACCGCAGAGTTATACTGGTCTCATTTTGTGTAACTGTTCTGAAACCTTCTGCATTAGGGGGAGCTGGGAAGTAAAGACAATACTTGTtaatataagtatatatattgTCCTGTTTCTAGatgttcctctgctgctgaatagaaaagtgcatgaaaatgataataacatttacataaatacagCAATTCAtcttaaatgtacatttcataaGGAATTCCTGATTCCAAATGTAAAATTGCTAACCAGTGACAGCTTCAAAACTGCATCCAGAGCTGTTGACTCCATTATACAAAGTGATGAGAGTGAAACTGTATTTTGTCGCACTCTCCAGAGAAGTAACCTGATATGTTACTGATGTCCCTTCTACAGTTGCATTGATCAATTTCTCCTTGGGATTGGTTCCGGTGTCATATTGAAGGAAGTATGTTGAGATGTTGGTATAAACCTTTTCCCACATGAGAGTAATACTGGTCTCATTTTGTGACGTCACAttcactttttgaacatttggaGGAGCTAAGAAAACAAAGAGTTGACAGATTAATTAAAGAGTGTgagggaaaaaatgacattttaattggcCTTTATATAAAACAAGCACCATAATACAACCATTCTCCCTCTGGCTGACAgagaactctctgctccatagcctctctttGTTAACTGGATCATAACATTCacactttacattttacattgatatttaatttaatattccattcattgcactattatgtatataatatattggtttatattttgtgaacttcaatagtatttatttgtctgacagtttatagattatgtATCTCCATAGTCaactgcatatacagtatatacttttTCTAATGccagttcattttatttcttatttgagatgtttatacttttgaatagtttatttcttctttttaaattctATTGATGTGCAATGCGTTGTACTGTTGTctgctgctgcaaaacaaacatttcctagtttgggattaataaagtacttcttatctaATCTTTATCGTAAAAGGAAATACAGACGTCACCAACCAGAAATAAAGGGCAGCGGCTCAAACTTACGAGTCTTTGTTGCTGCAAGGGTTGTCAATAGAGTGATTGTAGGTGTGCGTGGCGACGTTGCTGTCATCATTTTGTCTGATGCTGCTGTGGTCGTCCCAGTGACGccctaaaaacaaaaatgaatcgTTTGAAAACAGTAAGAATAGACTAACTGCAAAAAACTATAATTCCATACAGTCAAACATTTACAGAAGTGTTTCAATGAAGCTCAGCGCAAATTCTTTGAGTAAAACTGGATGTACATTCACTCACTCAGCAGCTGCATATAATCAGCTCTTAATGGGCGTTCTCTTTAACCAATTACACTTCACCTTAATCTCCAGCAGACAATCATTGTGCTGCAGTCAAGCTTTAAAAtcattctcctctctcctgaagtcagctgtgatttcaggtggGTTGCTGCGACCCGTCTCCACCCCATCCACCTCCAACCCATCCACCTCCATTCATCATATCCAGCGCCCAGGAAAGCTAACTCAAACACCTCATCACAACTCCTCTTCTTCCCATCTACTCATCAAATCCAAATGTTCAGCATCACCACAAGGTCTAGACCCCGGGGGGGGGTTTCGTATATGCTCAAGGCTGCATTTCCCACTTCAGATATACGATATCAGGATTGGGGTCTAATCACCAAAGACTATGACATTTCTATCACATGgcgtacagtggggcaaaaaagtatttagtcagccatcaattgtgcaagttctcccatttaaaaagatcagagatgcctgtaatttttatcataggtacacttcaactatgagagacaaaatgagaaaaaaaaaatcaagaaaatcacattgtaggatttttaatgaattaattggtaaattcctcagtaaaataagtatttggtcacctacaaacaagcaagatttctggctctcacagaactgtaacttcttctttaagaggctcctctgtcctccactcgttacctgtattaatggcacctttttgaactcgttatcagtataaaagacacctgtccacaacctcaaacagtcatactccaaactccactatggccaagaccaaagagctgtcaaatgagaccagagacaaaattgtagacctgcaccaggctgggaaaactgaatctgcaataggtaagcagcttggtgtgaagaaatcaactgtgggagcaattattagtaaaatggaagacatacaagaccactgctaatctccctcgatctggggctccacgcaagatctcaccccgtggggtcaaaatgatcacaagaacggtgagcaaaaatcccagaaccacacggggggacctagtgaatgacctgcagagagctgggaccaaagtaacagaggctaccatcagtaacacactacgccgccagggacttaaatcctgcagttccagacgtgtccccctggtaagccagtacatgtccaggcccgtctgaagtttgctagagggcatttggatgatccagaagaggattaggagaatgtcatatggtcagatgaaaccaaaatagaactttttggtaaaaactgaactcgtcgtgtttggaggagaaagaatgcagagttgcatccaaagaacaccatacctactgtgaacatgggggtggaaacatcatgctttggagctgtttttctgcaaagggaccaggacgactgatccgtgtaaaggaaagaatgaatgaggCCATGTAttgtgagattttgagtgaaaacctccttccatcagcaagggcactgaagatgaagcgtggctgggtctttcagcatgacaatgatcccaaacacaccgccagggcaacgaaggagtggcttcgtaagaagcatttcaaggtcctggagtggcctagccagtctccagatctcaaccccatagaaaatctttggagggagttgaaaatccgtgttgcccagcgacagccccaaaacatcactgctttagaggagatctgcatggaggaatgggccaaaataccagcaacagtgtgtgaaaaccttgtgaagacttacagaaaacgtttgacctctgtcattgccaacaaagggtatataacaaagtattgagatgaacttttgttattgaccaaatacttattttccacaataatttgaaaataaattcattaaaaatcctacaatttgattttctgttatattttttctcattttgtctctcatagttgaggtatacctatgatacaaattacaggcctctctcatctttttaaatgggagaacttgcacaattggtggctgactaaatacttttttgccccactgtatgtgtcaATAAATCTT carries:
- the LOC134871383 gene encoding receptor-type tyrosine-protein phosphatase H-like isoform X1, coding for MKPLSFKIIDDFFLLCVFLSLLWGVTGTTTAASDKMMTATSPRTPTITLLTTLAATKTPPPNVQKVNVTSQNETSITLMWEKVYTNISTYFLQYDTGTNPKEKLINATVEGTSVTYQVTSLESATKYSFTLITLYNGVNSSGCSFEAVTAPPNAEGFRTVTQNETSITLRWDKVDSIHNYALGFNEKEIHVTASADPVQYTIPGLTSGTKYNFQLFTVFEGVRSTGVNLTAVTAPRRAGRFRTVTQNETSITLQWDKVDSILNYALGFNGTEINVTASADPVQHTIPGLTSGTKYNFQLFTVFEGVRSTGVDLTAVTAPRSAGGFRTVTQNETSITLRWDKVDAILNYTLGFNGKEIHVTASADSEVQHTIPGLTSGTKYNFQLFTVFEGVRSTEVDLTAVTAPRRAGGFRTVTQNENSITLRWDKVDAILNYTLEFNGKEIHVTASADPEVQYTIPGLTSGTKYNFQLFTVFEGVRSTGVDLTAVTAPRRAGGFKNVTQNETSITLQWDKVDSILNYALGFNGTEINVTASADPKVQHTIPGLTSGTKYNFQLFTVFEGVRSTGVDLTAVTAPRSAGGFRTVTQNETSITLRWDKVDAILNYTLEFNGKEIHVTASADSVQYTIPGLTSGTKYNFQLFTVFEGVRSTGVDLTAVTAPRNTEEFKSVGQNETSITLQWNNLNKIFEYTLVLNETEILIAASEQPQLTHTISQLTSGTKYELRLFTVFENVNSTGVNYTAVTAPRNTEQFKSVGQNETSITLQWQKVDAILNYTLVFNESMINVSASEGLDKVKYAISDLASGTKYNFNLVTVFENVKSTGVNYTSHTVPSPVGNVEVSERSVTNITLMWQRMKIDWEYLLEINGEKILQNGSMDNVSLPIKSLQPGTEYQFTVITMFSGLSSIAYKGFTVTAIDCAKETWHVTNSSIQGLVKGLFSSALASNKSTNINGSTGGSKVSFSGLYPGATYEVTLAYEKNNTQFEQCKQTVTIIPPNLIARCEYVAAGYSLSIIWNKPDGVWTSVNVNVTGKSPEILENGERSLEISGFLPARKYEVSIASVSGDVRSSDPLVFTCLTDPRGVIAGSFFGIMIFAVLVCLVVFIFLKRPDIISRKKQFISGSRQPNKKTKAIPVAKFPDHFYKLGADENRGFSQEYESLLPVGTDQTQNAATLPENKPRNRFNNVQPYDWCRVKLATPNSNGNSDYINASYMPGYSSSKEYIAAQGPLPTTVNDFWRMIWEQRVRGIVMVTNCTEGGRTKCERYWPADSKPVSHGGLIVTLRTEQQEPNWTLREFRVKNTNNSEERTVKHFHFTAWPDHGVPQGAEVLIQFRGLMRRHIDSDGAGAPTVVHCSAGVGRTGTIMALDVLLQQLEKERAVGINAFVHKMRLSRPHMVQTESQYVFLHHCIMDCLKPHENTEENIYENEDMIYANATALREFRQQRT